The Verrucomicrobiota bacterium genome contains a region encoding:
- the aroC gene encoding chorismate synthase — protein sequence MGNSFGHLFRITTFGESHGGGVGVIVDGCPPRLALTEADIQPDLDRRRPGQSRIVTPRKESDTVQILSGTFEGRTLGTPIALWVRNEDARSEAYTEMKTKFRPSHADYTYFAKFGIRAWPGGGRASARETIGRVAAGAIARKLLRERFGVEVLACVQQVQKLIARVDPETFTARQVESNIVRCPDAAMAARMIRLIERTRAAGDSVGGVIAGVARGVPAGWGEPVFDKLEADLAKAMLSLPASKGFDIGSGFGGILLTGRAHNDPFRARGGRVITTTNRSGGIQGGISNGQTICFRVAFKPTATIFHEQDTVDVKLKNTTLKPRGRHDPCVLPRAVPMVEAMSALVLVDHALRQKAQCG from the coding sequence ATGGGCAACTCGTTCGGCCACCTCTTCCGCATCACCACCTTCGGCGAGTCGCACGGGGGCGGCGTGGGCGTGATCGTGGATGGCTGCCCGCCGCGCCTCGCGCTCACGGAGGCCGACATCCAGCCGGACTTGGACCGCCGTCGTCCCGGCCAGTCACGCATTGTCACGCCCCGGAAGGAATCTGACACCGTGCAAATCCTCTCCGGCACCTTCGAGGGCCGCACGCTTGGCACGCCCATCGCCCTGTGGGTCAGGAACGAGGACGCGCGCAGCGAGGCTTACACGGAGATGAAAACCAAGTTCCGCCCCTCGCACGCGGACTACACCTACTTCGCCAAGTTCGGCATCCGCGCGTGGCCCGGCGGCGGACGCGCCAGCGCACGCGAAACCATCGGCCGCGTCGCCGCGGGCGCGATTGCGAGGAAACTGCTGCGCGAGAGATTCGGCGTTGAAGTCCTCGCCTGCGTGCAGCAGGTGCAGAAGCTCATCGCGCGCGTGGACCCGGAGACCTTCACCGCGCGGCAGGTCGAGTCCAACATCGTCCGCTGTCCCGACGCGGCGATGGCCGCGAGGATGATCCGCCTCATCGAACGCACGCGCGCCGCGGGCGACAGCGTGGGCGGAGTGATCGCGGGCGTCGCGCGCGGCGTCCCCGCGGGCTGGGGCGAACCGGTCTTCGACAAACTCGAGGCCGACCTCGCCAAGGCGATGCTCAGCCTGCCCGCGAGCAAGGGCTTCGACATCGGCTCAGGCTTCGGCGGCATCCTGCTCACCGGCCGCGCGCACAACGACCCTTTCCGCGCTCGCGGCGGCAGAGTGATCACCACCACGAACCGCTCCGGCGGGATTCAGGGCGGCATCTCCAACGGGCAGACGATCTGTTTCCGCGTGGCTTTCAAACCCACGGCCACCATCTTCCACGAGCAAGACACCGTGGACGTGAAGCTCAAGAACACCACGCTCAAGCCGCGCGGCCGCCACGACCCCTGCGTGCTTCCGCGCGCCGTGCCGATGGTCGAGGCGATGAGCGCGCTCGTGCTGGTGGACCACGCGCTCCGGCAGAAGGCGCAATGCGGCTAA
- a CDS encoding nucleoside deaminase codes for MDEPIIDLHSDQHFMGEALRQAARAYEAGEVPVGAVVVRGGRIIARACNQVELLKDATAHAEMLALTAAEAAVGDWRLTDCTLYVTKEPCPMCAGAIVHVRLARVVFGASDPKGGAAGGAMNLLQFPTLNHRCDITGGVREDEASGMLKRFFLEQRARNKATEPEA; via the coding sequence ATGGACGAACCGATCATTGACCTGCACAGTGACCAGCACTTCATGGGCGAGGCGTTGCGGCAGGCGGCCAGGGCTTACGAGGCGGGCGAGGTGCCCGTGGGCGCGGTGGTCGTGCGCGGCGGGCGCATCATCGCGCGCGCGTGCAACCAGGTGGAGTTGCTCAAGGACGCGACGGCGCACGCGGAGATGCTGGCGCTGACGGCGGCGGAAGCCGCGGTGGGCGACTGGCGCCTGACGGATTGCACACTCTACGTGACCAAGGAGCCGTGCCCGATGTGCGCCGGGGCGATCGTGCACGTGCGGCTCGCACGCGTGGTGTTCGGCGCGTCGGACCCCAAGGGCGGCGCGGCCGGCGGCGCGATGAACCTGCTTCAATTCCCAACGCTCAATCACCGCTGCGACATCACCGGCGGCGTGCGCGAGGACGAGGCAAGCGGAATGTTGAAACGGTTCTTCCTCGAACAGCGTGCCCGGAACAAGGCGACGGAACCGGAGGCGTGA
- a CDS encoding NUDIX domain-containing protein yields the protein MNFPRRRPLASLRPVPLPHRIATLLYAFNDADDVLLLERTREPNRGLWSPPGGKLLAPEGESPWACACREAREELGLDLGPRDLHLTGIVSEHGYEGHAHWLMFLFEIRRRVNALPPACAEGRFAFHSRASLPALTLPRTDREQVWPLYWAHRGGFFAAHCCCHPDGRDEWTLEETRVAPIYLAPAGAIG from the coding sequence CTGAACTTCCCGCGCCGTCGCCCGCTTGCTTCACTCCGTCCCGTGCCGCTGCCGCACCGGATCGCCACGCTGCTTTACGCGTTCAATGACGCGGATGACGTGTTGTTGCTCGAGCGCACGAGGGAACCCAACCGCGGCTTGTGGAGCCCGCCCGGCGGCAAGCTGCTTGCCCCGGAAGGCGAGTCGCCGTGGGCGTGTGCCTGCCGCGAGGCGCGCGAGGAACTCGGGCTGGACCTCGGCCCGCGCGACTTGCACCTGACGGGCATCGTGAGCGAGCACGGCTACGAGGGGCACGCGCACTGGCTGATGTTCCTGTTCGAAATCCGCCGCCGCGTGAACGCGCTGCCGCCCGCGTGCGCGGAAGGGCGATTCGCGTTTCATTCCCGCGCCTCACTGCCCGCGCTGACGTTGCCGCGGACGGATCGCGAGCAAGTCTGGCCGCTCTATTGGGCGCATCGCGGCGGATTCTTTGCCGCGCATTGCTGCTGTCATCCCGACGGCCGCGACGAGTGGACGCTGGAAGAGACGCGCGTGGCGCCGATCTACCTCGCGCCCGCGGGCGCAATCGGATGA